Proteins found in one Bacillus sp. BGMRC 2118 genomic segment:
- a CDS encoding septum formation inhibitor Maf, with amino-acid sequence MQHLVLASSSPRRKELLTNLRIPFDISASTIEEIIDPSHTPEEVVVSLASQKALDVARHYPDSIVVGADTIVVRDQNILGKPKNEDDAFQMLSMLSNATHHVLTGVALVKGGHVHSFYVDTEVTFWPLSQEDIKKYIQSKEPFDKAGSYGIQGLGAAFVKEIKGDYFSVVGLPVSTLIRELKKLGFEP; translated from the coding sequence ATGCAACACCTCGTTTTAGCCTCTTCGTCTCCAAGACGAAAAGAACTGCTGACAAACCTCAGAATTCCTTTTGATATTTCGGCTAGCACGATTGAAGAGATCATTGATCCGTCTCATACACCAGAAGAAGTCGTTGTTTCACTTGCCTCACAAAAAGCTCTGGATGTAGCCAGGCACTATCCAGATTCCATAGTAGTGGGTGCAGACACCATTGTCGTGAGAGATCAGAACATTTTAGGTAAACCAAAGAACGAAGATGATGCCTTTCAAATGCTCTCTATGTTATCGAATGCGACACATCATGTTTTAACAGGTGTGGCACTTGTTAAGGGAGGTCACGTACATTCCTTTTATGTTGATACAGAAGTAACATTTTGGCCACTATCACAGGAAGACATAAAAAAATATATTCAAAGTAAAGAACCGTTTGATAAGGCTGGGTCCTATGGCATTCAAGGATTAGGAGCAGCATTTGTTAAGGAAATTAAAGGTGATTATTTCTCCGTTGTTGGTTTACCTGTTTCAACCTTAATTAGGGAGTTAAAGAAACTAGGTTTTGAACCATAG
- a CDS encoding JAB domain-containing protein — MIKDFPQDERPRERLLVDGPKSLSNHELLAILLRTGSKDESVLQLANRLLNHFEGLRMLKDATIEELTMMKGIGKTKAIQIMAAVELGRRIGNLRYDERYVIRSPEDGANYVMEDMRFLTQEHFVCLYLNTKNQVLHKQTIFIGSLNASIVHPREVFKEAFRRSAASIICIHNHPSGDPAPSKEDIEVTKRLSECGKIIGIELLDHLIIGDGKFVSLKEKGYV, encoded by the coding sequence ATGATTAAAGATTTTCCGCAGGACGAAAGACCGAGAGAACGATTGCTCGTTGACGGACCGAAAAGCTTATCGAACCATGAGCTGCTTGCGATTCTGCTCAGAACAGGGTCAAAGGACGAATCTGTTCTGCAGCTCGCCAACCGTCTATTGAATCATTTCGAAGGATTACGCATGTTAAAGGATGCAACCATCGAAGAGCTTACGATGATGAAGGGAATTGGAAAAACAAAAGCCATTCAAATTATGGCCGCTGTTGAGTTAGGAAGAAGAATCGGGAATTTGCGCTATGATGAACGATATGTCATTCGTTCCCCAGAAGATGGAGCCAACTACGTAATGGAAGATATGCGTTTCTTAACGCAAGAGCATTTTGTTTGTCTCTATTTGAATACGAAAAATCAAGTTCTTCACAAACAAACGATTTTTATCGGAAGTTTAAACGCCTCCATTGTTCACCCCAGAGAAGTGTTTAAGGAAGCCTTTAGACGCTCGGCAGCCTCTATTATATGCATTCATAATCATCCGTCTGGAGACCCGGCTCCAAGTAAGGAAGACATTGAAGTAACCAAGCGGTTATCAGAATGTGGAAAAATTATTGGAATTGAATTACTCGATCATCTCATTATCGGAGATGGGAAATTTGTCAGTCTGAAAGAAAAAGGATATGTGTAG
- a CDS encoding rod shape-determining protein gives MIGTRDLGIDLGTANTLVYVKGKGVVVREPSVVAVQTNSKHIVAVGNDAKNMIGRTPGNVIATRPMKDGVIADYETTTTMMKYYMKQALKNKSFFSGKPYVMICVPSGITEVEERAVIEAAKQAGAREAFTIEEPFAAAIGANLPVWEPTGSMVVDIGGGTTEVAIISLGGIVTSESIRIAGDEMDDAIIQYIKKNYNLMIGERTAEMLKVEAGSAGSPDGIDDIDIRGRDLLTGLPKTIAISANEVADALKDTVTAIVEAVKVTLEKTPPELAADIMDRGIVLTGGGALLRNLDKVISEETSMPVLVAENPLDCVAIGTGKSLDNIDLFKNKAKYSNRRY, from the coding sequence ATGATAGGTACAAGAGACCTTGGAATAGATTTAGGAACAGCCAATACGTTAGTATATGTAAAAGGAAAAGGGGTAGTTGTACGTGAACCGTCGGTGGTAGCAGTACAAACGAACTCCAAACACATTGTTGCCGTTGGTAATGATGCGAAAAACATGATTGGTCGTACGCCTGGAAACGTTATTGCAACAAGACCGATGAAAGACGGCGTTATTGCTGATTATGAAACAACAACAACAATGATGAAATATTACATGAAACAAGCGTTAAAAAATAAAAGCTTTTTCTCTGGAAAACCGTATGTCATGATTTGTGTGCCATCTGGTATTACAGAGGTTGAGGAACGTGCTGTGATTGAAGCGGCTAAACAGGCAGGCGCGAGAGAAGCTTTCACGATTGAAGAGCCGTTTGCTGCAGCAATCGGAGCAAACCTTCCAGTATGGGAACCAACAGGTAGTATGGTTGTTGATATCGGTGGAGGAACAACTGAAGTTGCGATTATTTCATTAGGCGGTATTGTAACAAGTGAATCGATTCGTATTGCCGGTGATGAAATGGACGATGCAATTATTCAATACATTAAGAAAAACTACAATCTTATGATCGGAGAACGTACAGCCGAGATGTTAAAGGTAGAAGCAGGTTCTGCTGGTTCACCTGATGGAATTGATGACATTGATATACGTGGACGAGACCTGTTAACTGGATTACCTAAAACGATTGCCATTTCTGCAAATGAAGTAGCAGATGCGCTAAAGGATACAGTAACTGCCATTGTTGAAGCAGTGAAGGTAACTCTAGAAAAAACACCACCGGAGCTGGCGGCTGATATTATGGACCGTGGAATCGTATTAACGGGTGGCGGTGCATTACTTCGAAACTTAGACAAAGTAATTAGTGAGGAAACAAGCATGCCTGTACTTGTTGCAGAGAATCCGCTTGACTGTGTTGCCATCGGAACAGGAAAATCATTAGATAACATCGATCTATTTAAGAATAAAGCAAAATATTCAAACCGTAGATACTAA
- the mreC gene encoding rod shape-determining protein MreC, with protein MPQFFLNKRLIILLVSIIILVALIGFSINDREKLTWPEQFIKDSMGWVGGVFHYPALGVKEFVENVQNLEDTYKENKELKAKLEEYVELSVKARSLEDENEKLRALLDKPESIREYKEIHATVIARNPDRWHEMLTLNRGSNHGVGVNMAVITSDGFVGKVKYVSPFTSTIQLLSAPDRTNRISAIIQGKTNTFGLIEGFDEARESLIFKRIPYDAEVKEGEIVISSGKGGVFPEGLIIGTVTEIFPSEDGLTKSAYVKPAANLYDIDHVIVVDRTMPGAEDIKESEEEGEEN; from the coding sequence ATGCCACAGTTCTTTTTAAACAAGCGGCTTATCATTTTATTAGTCAGTATCATTATTTTAGTGGCATTGATTGGCTTTTCAATAAATGATAGAGAAAAATTAACATGGCCGGAGCAGTTTATTAAAGATTCGATGGGATGGGTTGGAGGAGTATTTCATTATCCAGCGCTAGGAGTAAAAGAGTTTGTTGAAAATGTTCAAAATTTAGAAGACACCTATAAAGAAAATAAGGAACTAAAAGCTAAATTAGAAGAATATGTGGAATTATCAGTGAAGGCAAGATCTCTTGAAGATGAAAATGAAAAGCTGAGAGCGCTGCTTGATAAACCAGAAAGTATTCGAGAATATAAAGAAATTCATGCCACAGTTATTGCAAGAAATCCAGATCGATGGCATGAAATGTTGACACTTAATAGAGGCAGCAATCATGGAGTCGGAGTCAATATGGCTGTCATTACGTCTGATGGATTTGTAGGTAAAGTGAAATATGTATCACCTTTCACATCCACCATTCAGCTGCTGAGTGCACCAGACCGTACAAACCGGATATCTGCTATTATTCAAGGAAAGACCAATACCTTTGGATTAATTGAGGGCTTTGATGAAGCACGAGAATCTCTCATCTTTAAACGCATTCCATATGACGCAGAAGTGAAGGAAGGAGAAATTGTCATCTCCTCCGGAAAAGGCGGCGTCTTCCCAGAAGGGTTAATTATCGGAACCGTTACAGAAATTTTTCCATCAGAAGACGGACTTACAAAGTCGGCATACGTGAAACCTGCTGCAAATCTATATGACATTGATCATGTCATTGTCGTTGACCGTACAATGCCGGGAGCAGAGGATATTAAAGAAAGTGAAGAAGAGGGGGAAGAGAATTGA
- the mreD gene encoding rod shape-determining protein MreD encodes MRKWFLPTLAFFCFIFESVFVSVLPSEIFGMERILVPRFVLIIVGFVAMFTKARTGMIYGVVLGLFYDLLYTNLIGVYMFGFTLLAYVVAWMSKFVQVNTFTVTIISLFMITLLDFYVYGIQYLLGNTSIGVSEFLLIRLFPTLILNLAFVIFLFVPLRRQFFKIIDTNTDS; translated from the coding sequence TTGAGGAAATGGTTCCTTCCCACTCTAGCTTTTTTTTGTTTTATTTTCGAGAGTGTATTTGTATCAGTCTTACCTTCTGAGATTTTTGGTATGGAACGAATTCTCGTTCCTCGATTTGTGTTAATAATTGTTGGGTTTGTTGCCATGTTTACAAAGGCACGAACAGGTATGATTTACGGAGTGGTTCTTGGTTTGTTTTATGACTTACTTTATACAAACTTAATTGGTGTCTATATGTTTGGATTTACTTTGTTAGCTTACGTTGTTGCCTGGATGAGTAAGTTTGTACAAGTTAATACTTTTACTGTCACCATCATTAGTTTATTCATGATCACCTTACTGGACTTCTATGTGTACGGCATTCAATATTTATTAGGAAATACATCCATTGGTGTATCAGAGTTTTTACTCATTCGTTTATTCCCAACGTTAATTTTGAACTTGGCGTTCGTCATCTTTTTATTTGTCCCATTAAGACGACAATTTTTTAAAATTATTGATACAAATACCGATTCGTGA
- the minC gene encoding septum site-determining protein MinC, whose protein sequence is MKGSKQQFVTIKGTKDGLTLHLDDRCSFQELITEIEEKLSGNQHIQQDSPLITVHVKVGMRYITKNEEELLRTLIRKQKNLVVGSIESEVITKAEAQELKKQSEITTVCRMVRSGQVLEVPGDLLLIGDVNPGGTVMAGGNIFVMGSLRGHAYAGIHGDTDSVVVASVMKPTGLKIGEILNRAHEFQADESNDMECAYINEENRIIIDRLQVLSHLRPNLTRLERGI, encoded by the coding sequence GTGAAAGGCAGTAAGCAGCAATTTGTCACAATAAAAGGAACGAAAGATGGCTTAACGTTACATCTCGATGATCGTTGTTCTTTTCAAGAGCTTATAACGGAGATTGAGGAAAAGCTGTCAGGAAATCAACATATACAGCAAGATAGTCCTCTTATCACAGTTCATGTAAAGGTAGGAATGCGTTACATAACAAAAAATGAAGAGGAATTGCTTAGAACGTTAATACGTAAGCAGAAAAACTTAGTAGTTGGATCTATTGAATCTGAAGTTATAACAAAAGCAGAGGCGCAGGAGCTTAAGAAGCAATCTGAAATTACAACAGTTTGCAGAATGGTCCGTTCTGGACAAGTGCTTGAAGTGCCAGGAGATTTATTACTCATAGGAGATGTGAATCCCGGTGGAACCGTAATGGCTGGTGGTAATATATTTGTCATGGGATCACTTCGTGGACATGCCTATGCAGGAATTCATGGAGATACAGACTCGGTAGTCGTTGCATCTGTCATGAAGCCAACAGGATTGAAAATTGGGGAAATTTTAAATAGAGCACATGAATTCCAGGCAGATGAAAGCAATGACATGGAATGTGCGTATATAAATGAGGAAAATAGAATCATCATAGATCGTTTACAGGTTTTATCTCATCTAAGACCAAATTTAACGAGATTAGAGAGGGGAATTTAG
- the minD gene encoding septum site-determining protein MinD, whose product MGEAIVITSGKGGVGKTTTSANIGTALALSGKRVCLVDTDIGLRNLDVVMGLENRIIYDLVDVINGRCKTHQALIKDKRFECLYLLPAAQTVDKTAVQPEQMKKLITELKQDYDYVIIDCPAGIEQGFKNAVAGADKAIVVTTPEISSVRDADRIIGLLERESIEPPKLVINRIRNHMMKTGEMLDVDEILSVLAIDLLGIVADDDSVIRASNSGEPIALDPSSKASLAYRNIARRILGESVPLQVLDEEKGVFTKVKKFFGIR is encoded by the coding sequence GTGGGAGAGGCAATTGTTATAACATCTGGAAAAGGCGGCGTAGGTAAAACGACAACATCTGCAAATATTGGTACTGCGCTTGCTCTTTCAGGTAAACGTGTTTGTTTAGTTGATACAGATATCGGCTTACGTAATTTAGATGTCGTCATGGGACTTGAAAATCGAATTATTTATGATTTAGTTGATGTCATTAATGGACGTTGTAAAACACACCAAGCGTTAATTAAAGATAAAAGATTTGAGTGCTTATACTTATTACCTGCAGCCCAAACTGTAGATAAAACAGCAGTTCAGCCGGAGCAAATGAAAAAGCTTATTACAGAACTGAAGCAGGACTATGATTATGTTATTATTGATTGCCCGGCAGGAATTGAACAAGGCTTTAAAAACGCAGTTGCCGGTGCAGATAAAGCCATTGTTGTCACAACACCGGAAATTTCTTCTGTTCGTGATGCTGACAGAATTATTGGTTTATTAGAAAGAGAATCGATTGAACCGCCAAAACTAGTGATTAACCGTATTCGTAACCACATGATGAAAACAGGTGAAATGCTGGATGTCGATGAAATTCTATCCGTCTTAGCCATTGATCTGCTAGGCATTGTAGCAGATGACGACAGTGTAATTCGTGCGTCTAACAGCGGAGAACCAATTGCCCTAGATCCATCAAGTAAAGCATCACTAGCCTACCGAAATATTGCCAGACGAATTTTAGGTGAATCTGTTCCTCTTCAAGTATTAGATGAAGAAAAGGGAGTTTTCACAAAGGTAAAAAAATTCTTCGGGATTAGATAA
- a CDS encoding ECF transporter S component — protein sequence MIKTERFNVRTLVSIGMLSSISYLLMLLNFPLPLFPNFLFIDFSDIPALIATIMFGPLAGIIVVLLKNVINFLMLGSPTGVPVGHIANFLAGTIFILPTYFVYKKIGEKKGLMIALGVGTIVMSVVMSILNYFLILPAYTYFLQAPDMRNLVVPAIFPFNLIKGVLMSSVFILVFVRIKGWITRFA from the coding sequence ATGATAAAGACAGAAAGATTTAACGTAAGGACCCTTGTTTCAATTGGAATGCTGAGCAGTATTTCGTATTTGTTAATGCTGCTGAATTTTCCACTGCCGCTATTCCCTAATTTTTTGTTTATCGATTTTAGTGATATTCCAGCACTAATAGCAACCATTATGTTTGGTCCGCTTGCAGGAATCATCGTTGTCTTATTAAAGAATGTGATAAACTTTTTAATGTTGGGAAGTCCAACTGGTGTACCTGTTGGTCATATTGCAAACTTTTTAGCCGGCACGATATTTATTTTGCCAACCTACTTTGTCTATAAAAAAATAGGTGAGAAAAAAGGACTAATGATCGCACTTGGTGTTGGAACAATCGTTATGTCAGTTGTTATGAGTATTTTAAACTATTTTCTAATTCTACCAGCCTATACGTACTTCTTACAGGCGCCGGATATGAGAAACTTAGTCGTACCTGCTATTTTTCCGTTTAACCTTATTAAAGGTGTGCTGATGTCATCTGTATTTATCCTTGTGTTTGTCAGAATAAAAGGCTGGATTACTAGATTTGCATAA
- a CDS encoding M23 family metallopeptidase — translation MSKRADDIRKRIAMRKKERGQLSSHKKSRPVSTYLASDEEKYGVSPFDSYEGGGESSHPLFSKEWFMFKVLAAAALLLVVAIMYRDGSARFEPARDFVSKTMESEFQFAAVTSWYEDQFGKPLSLLPTKVKETTEKTVPVENYAVPASGRVLEGFEKNGQGIMVETGTNSTVTAINEGMITFIGQKDEIEGITVVVQHSDKSESWYGNLETSDVKLYDFVEQKTKIGTATSNENGVNGTFYFAIKKGDSFIDPIQVIDFE, via the coding sequence ATGAGTAAACGTGCGGATGATATTCGGAAGCGTATAGCAATGCGGAAAAAGGAACGCGGTCAGCTTTCCTCTCATAAGAAGTCCAGACCTGTTTCTACATATCTTGCTAGTGATGAGGAAAAGTACGGTGTGTCTCCATTTGATTCGTATGAAGGAGGAGGAGAGTCGTCACATCCTCTATTTAGTAAAGAGTGGTTTATGTTTAAGGTACTAGCCGCAGCGGCTTTACTACTGGTGGTCGCTATTATGTACAGAGATGGTTCAGCTCGATTTGAACCAGCACGTGATTTTGTATCAAAAACAATGGAAAGTGAATTTCAGTTTGCAGCTGTTACATCTTGGTATGAAGATCAATTTGGAAAGCCGTTATCACTCCTTCCAACAAAGGTAAAAGAAACAACCGAAAAGACAGTACCAGTTGAAAATTACGCAGTTCCGGCATCCGGTAGAGTACTAGAAGGTTTTGAGAAAAACGGACAAGGAATCATGGTAGAGACTGGGACAAATTCAACTGTGACAGCAATAAATGAAGGAATGATTACATTTATTGGTCAAAAGGATGAAATTGAAGGCATTACGGTTGTCGTCCAGCACAGTGATAAATCGGAATCCTGGTATGGAAACCTGGAAACATCGGATGTGAAATTATATGACTTCGTGGAACAGAAGACGAAAATAGGAACTGCAACATCTAATGAAAATGGAGTGAACGGAACATTCTATTTTGCTATAAAAAAAGGGGATAGCTTTATTGACCCAATTCAGGTGATTGACTTTGAATAA
- a CDS encoding stage IV sporulation protein FB has protein sequence MNKALTGLLQKFSIHPLFWVIIGISIITAHFKELLIVFCIVLIHELGHASMALFFRFRIKKIQLLPFGGVVELDEHGNRPLKEELLVILAGPVQHIWMMGLGFFLHEMNLLSTTYYELFIYHNLVILLFNLLPIWPLDGGKLLFLLFSYYMSFSKAHRFTIITSIGLLILFAGVSFTIEPLQLNLWVIFLFLVISLYHEWKQSNFVYVRFLLERYYGNNRKISRLKPILVKEADEIMDVLSKFYRGYKHHIVIMENNKKRFELDENELLHAYFAEKLTSSKMKDFIHEY, from the coding sequence TTGAATAAAGCATTAACAGGGTTACTACAAAAGTTTTCTATTCACCCGTTATTTTGGGTGATTATCGGAATTAGCATTATTACTGCCCACTTCAAAGAACTGCTTATTGTATTTTGTATTGTGTTAATTCATGAACTGGGTCATGCAAGTATGGCCCTTTTTTTTAGGTTTAGAATTAAGAAAATTCAATTGCTTCCATTTGGGGGAGTAGTAGAATTAGATGAACATGGAAACCGTCCGTTGAAAGAAGAGCTGCTCGTCATCCTAGCAGGACCAGTGCAGCATATTTGGATGATGGGCCTTGGTTTCTTCTTGCATGAAATGAATCTTCTATCAACTACCTATTATGAGCTATTTATTTATCATAATCTTGTGATTTTATTGTTCAATCTCCTCCCGATCTGGCCATTAGACGGAGGGAAGCTATTATTTTTACTTTTCTCTTATTATATGTCGTTTTCAAAAGCTCATCGCTTTACCATCATCACTTCTATTGGTTTACTCATCCTGTTTGCTGGTGTTTCATTCACAATTGAACCGCTACAATTGAATTTATGGGTCATTTTCTTATTTCTCGTTATTTCCCTTTATCATGAATGGAAGCAAAGTAACTTTGTGTACGTCCGATTTTTACTAGAGAGGTATTATGGCAATAATCGTAAGATCTCTAGGCTTAAGCCCATTCTTGTGAAAGAAGCAGATGAAATTATGGATGTATTAAGCAAATTTTATCGAGGATATAAGCACCACATTGTCATTATGGAAAACAATAAGAAACGGTTTGAACTTGATGAAAATGAATTGCTTCATGCGTATTTTGCTGAAAAGCTTACATCTTCTAAGATGAAGGACTTCATACACGAATATTGA
- a CDS encoding Rne/Rng family ribonuclease, which yields MNRTVIMNLLTTEKRIAVLENAKAAEFYFSHPASEDLTGNIYVGRVTKVLPGMQAAFVDIGLEKNGFLHRDQLITYHTNSLQTKKERSISEFVREGEKLLVQVEKNPVGTKGPKLTNIIEIAGNSIIYMPNGNYVAISKKMKNEEARSYWRKQILTLLQSPEGIVARTSIENCTMEDVRQELDRLRSVFTEISEREQDSKVPALLHTSEHLSEKYIKSLGLETVQEVIVDTSHDFLKLKNAYPSIQVKYYNGKENIFNHYSIEAELDRLSKKIVWLPNGSYLIIEHTEAMTVIDVNTGKFTGKTNLKDTVLITNEQAVIEIARQLRLRDIGGMILIDLIDMKGKEERTKILRALSKQLKKDRTRTVVYGFTQLGIVEMTRKRVRENVLDQVTETCQTCGNGHVQSKDTLVYKLERELMELRGNDAEGIWVEATFHLVEKLKETQMIESLEDTLQMKLYLSEMKDAKPNYYIRHIGHIKDIEKRMKTS from the coding sequence GTGAACAGAACTGTAATAATGAACTTACTCACAACAGAAAAAAGAATTGCCGTCTTAGAAAATGCTAAGGCGGCTGAATTTTATTTTAGCCATCCTGCCTCAGAAGATTTAACAGGGAATATATATGTAGGCAGGGTTACAAAAGTATTACCAGGCATGCAGGCTGCATTTGTTGATATTGGTCTTGAGAAAAATGGATTTCTTCACCGAGACCAGCTCATCACTTATCACACAAACTCATTACAGACCAAAAAGGAAAGAAGCATTAGTGAGTTTGTGCGTGAGGGAGAAAAGCTTCTTGTCCAGGTAGAGAAAAATCCAGTCGGAACGAAAGGACCGAAGCTTACGAATATCATTGAAATAGCAGGTAATTCCATCATTTATATGCCTAATGGAAATTATGTAGCCATCTCTAAGAAAATGAAAAATGAAGAAGCAAGAAGTTATTGGAGGAAGCAGATTCTTACACTGTTACAAAGTCCTGAAGGCATTGTGGCACGGACGTCAATTGAAAATTGTACGATGGAGGATGTTAGGCAAGAACTGGACAGGCTTCGAAGTGTATTTACTGAAATCTCCGAAAGAGAGCAGGATAGTAAAGTTCCCGCACTTTTACATACATCTGAGCATTTATCTGAAAAATATATAAAGTCACTTGGTCTTGAAACAGTTCAGGAAGTAATAGTTGATACAAGTCATGATTTTCTTAAGCTGAAAAATGCTTATCCTAGTATTCAGGTGAAGTACTATAATGGGAAGGAAAATATATTTAACCATTATTCAATAGAAGCAGAACTCGATCGCTTATCGAAAAAAATAGTCTGGCTTCCTAACGGTTCATACTTAATTATTGAACATACAGAAGCGATGACCGTGATTGATGTGAATACGGGGAAGTTTACAGGAAAGACAAACTTGAAAGATACCGTGTTGATAACGAATGAGCAGGCAGTTATAGAAATCGCCAGACAGCTTCGACTTCGTGATATTGGTGGAATGATTCTAATTGATTTAATTGATATGAAGGGAAAAGAAGAACGTACTAAAATACTCAGGGCCCTTTCAAAACAGTTAAAGAAAGACCGTACGCGAACAGTTGTGTATGGCTTTACCCAGCTAGGGATAGTAGAGATGACAAGAAAACGTGTAAGAGAAAATGTATTGGATCAAGTGACTGAGACATGTCAGACATGTGGAAATGGTCATGTGCAATCGAAAGATACATTAGTGTATAAACTTGAAAGAGAACTGATGGAATTGAGAGGAAACGATGCAGAGGGAATTTGGGTTGAGGCAACGTTTCATCTAGTGGAGAAGTTAAAAGAAACTCAAATGATTGAATCACTTGAAGACACACTGCAAATGAAACTGTATCTTTCAGAAATGAAAGATGCAAAACCAAATTACTATATTCGCCACATTGGACACATAAAAGATATCGAGAAACGAATGAAAACCAGTTGA
- the rplU gene encoding 50S ribosomal protein L21 — protein MYAIIETGGKQIKVEAGQAVYIEKVNATEGETVTFDKVLFVGGDNVKVGSPLVAGATVTGKVEKQGRGKKIIVFKYKAKKNNRKKQGHRQPYTKVVIEAINA, from the coding sequence ATGTACGCAATTATCGAAACTGGTGGTAAGCAAATTAAAGTTGAAGCAGGTCAAGCGGTATACATCGAAAAGGTGAACGCTACTGAAGGCGAAACTGTAACTTTTGACAAAGTTCTTTTCGTAGGTGGAGACAACGTTAAGGTTGGTAGCCCATTAGTTGCAGGAGCTACTGTAACTGGTAAGGTTGAAAAGCAAGGCCGTGGAAAGAAGATTATTGTCTTCAAATACAAGGCTAAGAAAAACAACCGTAAAAAGCAAGGTCACCGTCAACCTTACACTAAAGTTGTAATCGAAGCAATCAACGCATAA
- a CDS encoding ribosomal-processing cysteine protease Prp, with translation MIYIDITRTDKGLIENITMSGHAEYDVPGKDIVCAGVSAVAIGSINAIEALCGVELPVALDNGFLDITIPSSLDESVSNKVQLLLESMLVSFRTIETDYSEYVDILEKEIED, from the coding sequence ATGATTTACATTGACATCACCCGAACAGATAAAGGCTTGATTGAAAACATTACGATGTCAGGTCATGCTGAATATGATGTACCGGGAAAAGATATTGTTTGTGCAGGTGTATCAGCGGTTGCAATAGGATCCATTAATGCAATTGAAGCATTATGTGGTGTTGAATTGCCTGTTGCTTTGGATAATGGTTTTCTTGATATCACGATTCCATCCTCATTGGATGAATCAGTATCAAATAAAGTCCAATTATTACTGGAAAGTATGCTTGTATCTTTTAGAACAATTGAAACAGACTATTCGGAATATGTAGATATTCTTGAAAAAGAAATAGAAGATTAA
- a CDS encoding 50S ribosomal protein L27, giving the protein MLRLDLQLFASKKGVGSTKNGRDSRSKRLGAKRADGQHVSGGSILYRQRGTKIYPGVNVGIGGDDTLFAKVDGVVKFERLGRDRKQVSVYPAAQEA; this is encoded by the coding sequence ATGTTAAGATTAGACCTTCAGTTATTCGCATCTAAAAAGGGAGTAGGTTCTACTAAGAACGGACGTGACTCTCGTTCAAAGCGTCTTGGTGCTAAGCGTGCTGACGGACAACATGTATCAGGTGGTTCAATCCTTTACCGTCAACGTGGAACTAAGATTTATCCAGGTGTAAACGTTGGTATTGGTGGAGACGATACACTTTTTGCAAAAGTTGATGGAGTGGTTAAGTTCGAACGTCTTGGCCGTGACCGTAAGCAAGTAAGTGTTTACCCTGCTGCACAAGAAGCATAA
- a CDS encoding sporulation protein, with the protein MKEWNVVDVLRHSRHDWLNKLQLIKANIDLNRIDRVKDIIEEIVIETQNEAKLTNLQLDKFAGFLMTYNWECHNFSFEFEVLGNAINLSSYDEQLVTWCDEFFIVLDESVLNAGENHLSLSIDTEASDVRFFFDFSGTITNSRRLQDWLQSYVPNHIPNLTEYSVSEQELSIELSIVSEK; encoded by the coding sequence ATGAAAGAATGGAATGTAGTGGATGTGCTGCGTCACTCTCGTCATGATTGGTTAAATAAACTTCAATTAATAAAAGCAAACATCGATTTAAATCGAATTGACCGTGTGAAGGATATTATAGAAGAAATTGTAATTGAAACTCAAAATGAAGCGAAATTAACGAACCTACAGCTGGACAAGTTTGCAGGTTTTTTAATGACCTACAATTGGGAATGTCATAATTTCTCCTTTGAGTTTGAAGTATTAGGAAACGCGATAAATCTCTCCAGCTACGATGAACAACTTGTTACGTGGTGTGATGAGTTTTTTATAGTATTAGATGAATCCGTACTAAACGCCGGTGAAAATCATTTAAGTCTCTCAATCGATACAGAGGCTTCAGATGTTCGTTTCTTTTTTGATTTTAGTGGCACAATAACAAATAGTAGGAGACTTCAAGACTGGTTACAGTCTTATGTCCCAAATCATATACCTAACCTTACTGAGTATTCAGTAAGTGAGCAGGAATTATCAATTGAATTATCAATTGTAAGCGAAAAATAA